The Petrotoga mobilis SJ95 genomic sequence CATTATAGGCGGGGATAATATATAAAAAGTTTTTTTGCATTTATCTTTGTATTATACAGCAAGAATGAATGCAGGTGAAATTTTCTTTCGGTTCTAGATAAGAGATTTTTGATTATGACTTATAGGGGGTTTTCTTCGGCATAAAAGGCTGCAGAAGCTGCCCCTAAAATTCCAGCATCTTCTACTAAAGATGATTGTTCTATAGTGTAAGTATCTGCGAAACTGCTCATTACATATTTTTTCGTCATTTCTCTTAATGGAACAAAAAGAGCATCACCTGCTCTGCTTAACCCCCCACCGATTATAATTTTTTCTGGGTTAAAGGCATGAACATATCCTCCAATAGCCCGTGCAAGTGCATCGATGGCAAAGTTACAAACTACTCTGGCAAGAGGATCATTTTTTTCATAAGCTTGAAAAACGTGCTTTGATTCAATCTTTTCTTTTTTTCCGGCTAATTTTAAAACAAGGCTGTCTGGGTACCTATCTATCAAATTTTTGGCTTCTAATGCTATATATTTCGCAGAAGAAGTAGCTTCTACACATCCCCTATTACCGCAACCGCATTGTGGACCATTTGGTACAACTACAACATGTCCCAATTCTGGGGCTAGACCGTCTTTACCGGTTAAAAATGTGTTGTTACAAACCACTCCGGAACCTATGCCTGTTCCTATGGTTAAAGCGATGAAATCGTGCAAACCCTTTGCTTTACCAAAATACCATTCACCAAGTGCAAAGGCATTGGCATCGTTTTCTAAAAAGACGTCAACGTTTATATTTTCTTTTATCAAGCGAACCAATTCAAAATTTCGCCAGTTTGGAAAGTTTGGAGAAAATCTCACAATTCCATTTTTTCTATCTATAGAACCTGGTGAACCTATTCCAATTGCTGAAAATTCAGTGTTTTCCGTTAAATCTTTCACGGTTTTTGTTATATTAGCTATTACTTGGGCATTTCCCATTTCAACTTCTGTAGGTCTAGAAATCTTTTTAATTATTCCTTTTTTTTCATCGACTAATCCGGCTTTTATCTCAGTGCCTCCCAAATCGATTCCTACTACCAACATTGTCATCACTCCTTGAAGTGTATTTGCTGTCTTCTACTATATTTGCTCCCCTTTGCCCAGCAGCCCACCCTTGGACATTAAGGGGCTTCGCCCCTTAAAATCCTCAAAATCAAAGTTTATTTTAAAAAAAGCTTTTTGCACAAGACCGCAAAATATATTATAATAAGTTTATCAATCTATTATATCAAAAGTTAAATTAATTATTTAAAAAAAAGATGAAGTTCTACTAAATCTATTTTTTAAAATACTACAAATAATAAAGGGTGAAGAAAATGGTCTATGCAATTATAGTAGCAGCTGGAGAAGGAAAAAGAGCGGGATTTGAAATTCCAAAACAATTTGTAAAATTAAATAACAAAACCATATTGAGAATGTCAGCTGAAAAATTCCAGAATTCAGCATCAATAGATAAGTTTCTCGTCGTATCTCACAGAAACTACGTGGATTTAACAGAAAAAGAAGTTAAAATCTTTTCAAAATTTGAGAATGTTGTAATTGGCGGAAGTAACAGGCAAGAAAGTGTTTATAATGCCCTAATGTATTTGGGCAAAAAAGAGAATAAGCCTGATTTTGTTTGCATTCATGATGCCGTCAGACCTTTCGTTGATACTAATAAAATAGACGAAAGCATCTACAAAGCAAAAGAGATAGGCGGGGCTGTATTAGCAGAAATGGCTGAAAATACAATTTCACAGGTGAATAATGGAAGGATTGTAAAAACTTTAGAAAGATCCCAAATTTATCTTCACCATACCCCTCAAACTTTTGATTTCAATAAACTACTCAAAGCTTACCAAAAAGCAGAAAAGATCCTATCTTCTTTTACCGATGATGCCTCTATATTTATCCATGCGGGTTATGAAAC encodes the following:
- a CDS encoding ROK family protein; its protein translation is MLVVGIDLGGTEIKAGLVDEKKGIIKKISRPTEVEMGNAQVIANITKTVKDLTENTEFSAIGIGSPGSIDRKNGIVRFSPNFPNWRNFELVRLIKENINVDVFLENDANAFALGEWYFGKAKGLHDFIALTIGTGIGSGVVCNNTFLTGKDGLAPELGHVVVVPNGPQCGCGNRGCVEATSSAKYIALEAKNLIDRYPDSLVLKLAGKKEKIESKHVFQAYEKNDPLARVVCNFAIDALARAIGGYVHAFNPEKIIIGGGLSRAGDALFVPLREMTKKYVMSSFADTYTIEQSSLVEDAGILGAASAAFYAEENPL
- the ispD gene encoding 2-C-methyl-D-erythritol 4-phosphate cytidylyltransferase, with product MVYAIIVAAGEGKRAGFEIPKQFVKLNNKTILRMSAEKFQNSASIDKFLVVSHRNYVDLTEKEVKIFSKFENVVIGGSNRQESVYNALMYLGKKENKPDFVCIHDAVRPFVDTNKIDESIYKAKEIGGAVLAEMAENTISQVNNGRIVKTLERSQIYLHHTPQTFDFNKLLKAYQKAEKILSSFTDDASIFIHAGYETAIVEDYKNNIKLTKKEDFELAKCIFELNS